The DNA region CTCACTTTAAGGCATAaggcatttctgttttaaagcacaGGAAGCTGCTGTCCAAAGGAAGTAGATCTATCAGCTCTCCTTGCACACAACTCTGAGGCAGCCATTTCTTATTAGGCATCTTACCCTCAGCTAGAGTCAATGATACTCATGCCCTCTTAATTTATTACTTGAGaacccagggaaaaaacagatgctttcagaaaagatgcagattatttttcctcctctccaaagTACAGCGTGGAACAAGTGGACACTAAAAGTTACTGCTggccataaatattttttaaccttATTAATTACACAAATACATACAGGAATATAAAGTTCACTTTTTAAGCTAGCACACATTTTATCCAGACACAATACAGCATTACATACTATTTCTGAGCCTTATGACCAGACGTTTCACTTTGTCTGAAAGCCAGAAATATCGATGCTTTCTATTTGCtaacattttaactttttcacTGTTGTAAAGCTAATGAgcaaattatttgcatttaagaTCAACACAGATCCATTTCTCATGCATGGTGTATTTGacaattcaaatgaaaataatttatctttacATCTTATTTGCCAGAACACCACTGCTTACTTAACTGCGCATAATAATTTCCAGTCCCCAGAACTTTAGGTGACACATCATGCGCAATCTGTTGTGTCCTAAAGACATGTCACTGGGTCACACCTGAATCCAGGTCTCCATATGGCAGTGTCTTGGGCAGACATCAAGACACAATAAAGTCAGTTTCAATCACCATCAGTTTGATCTTACACTAGTACTGTAATATCCTTAAAGTCTCTTGCACAGCATGCTCCTATTCAGAGCTAAATCTCATAAGCAAACTTTGCAAACAAGGGGAACAGTCAGatctaactgaaaaaaatgagagcAATGGACTCGTCAGCTTCTCTTTGATGGGGCGGAAGCCATAAACTGAATATGAACTTAGGAACCACTTAGGAACTTCATTCTTTCCACGGttagtgaaaataaatacaaagcagaGGTTGTTCCTTTTTTGCTGTGGTTACGTGTGTGTTTACAAGACCTGTATTCATTTCAACTTCCATGTGCAGCTACTGCTCACAAAAGGTGCCTGGGAACAAAGTCCTTTCACTGATTACCAGCTCTGGGGAATAAAGTCCTTTTCAAAGATCAACAGTGCATGCTCAGGGAGCACAAGGCTTACCCACACTGCCCTCCTGAGACCTCACAGTCCTGAGCCCACGAAAATATATCTGGAGAAACAAGCACTTTATTATCCAGTCCTGGCTCTTCTGTAAGACCCGCATTGTGGGGACTATGTGACAGTGGCTCTACAGCATGTATTAGAAAGCGATGAACACTGTTAATGACAGATGATCTGAACCTGCCAGCCAGCCACAATGTCAATGTACACCAACATTCTGACGACAGGCTTGTTACAACACCTTCAGGATTAAAGTACAAGTAACCTATTTGGAGGAAACACCTTCCTGCATTAGAGCAGCAGAGTTTTGCAATGCTCTGACCTCTCAGGTAAACTTCACCTGcgttttcctttaaaaaaacaaacacttttatACTTACAACAAAGTCTCTCCCTCTACAGAGCACTTCTGCAGGGACTCCACTATGTGGACTAGAAGTATCTTTTGGGTAGAGCACATCActgttaattaaaaaggaagctgAATTAGTTACTAGATACTCCAGAAAAATGGCACTGGTGAAGACTAACACAACAAACATGTCTTCCCTGTTCTGCAGTTAAATTATACCTTTATCCAAAGCATGGTTTtcataaaaagaattaatagTGGCATAATTACACCACTGCAATTACACTAGTGCAAAAAGGCTTACACCAGCAAAGCACTGCCCTCTGGCTAGCAGATGCATGCAACACAGGTACAAGCTCTGCTTTGTTCTTGCAAAGCCTATCCTCTCTTGGATCAGTGTAAAGAAGACCAGAATGATCCTAAGAAATGCTTAGGCTAACATGGTACACAGCCTTGGAGGTAGCATTTAGCCAAAATGCTGACGTATGGGCATAagggttttttatttccctcccaGCAATCAAGGACTTAAGAGAACAATGCTACAAAATGCCATGCTTGAACCAAACGGCCCTGAGACCAACACCACCCTGTGCGCTTGTCTGCTTACAAGATCAGCTGGATGATATTGGTTAGCACAGTCTCCAAAGCCTCGAGGCAATCCAGGTTCATGATCTTGATCCTACCCAGACCAAAGAAATGGGTCCCCTCTCCATTTAAAGTTCTGATCTGTGCATGTGCTATTCTGGGCCCAACCACCCCAAACATGTATATCTAGTAGAGATACACACATCCACTCAGACTAGTAGCAAAGAATCGGCTACAACATAGAAAACAATCTGAGTGCTAATACACTACCTTTTAACTTGCTTCCAGCTTCCTTCTGAAATGGCTGGAGGGACAGCAAGGGTTGCAGTAAAAACTGCTCTCATTGCTAATACAGGCCTTTATCACAACAGCTGAAACACATCCTGCTAACGGACTTGGACTGGTAGCAGCTGCCACTCATCTTAACAGTTGAGAGCGCTATTCCAGAGACCATAATTCTCTGCATTCAGTGCTCCACccaggtgggggggggggaatcataCTGCACTTTAGACTTCAATTCCCAGTGGGATGCTTTATTCTAGTCACAGGAGGATGATACAGAATCCATTTTGTGGGGTACACTCAGTACCCCATGCCTGATTTAATAAACAGATAATGCCTTCCAGAGGGTAGCTTTCAGCTGACAAGAGCAGCATCCACTGATGAACAGCAAGCACAAAGATCTTTCTTTGACTGAATTTAGCTAACAAATACTATAGCTGACAcgggttttattttctgtgtttatatttGATATTAATCTCTGGAAGAACTCGGGACAGTCCTATCAGAAAAGAACATGGGTGAAGACATCAAAACCATACACAACTCAAATGCACATACAGATTACATCACTGCTCTAGCCTTAATTTTAGCTAGGGTAGGTACTAAGGCATTATTCTTGAACATCAACCCTTTGAATTTTGAATATCTGACTGCACtaaaaagcaccaaaaattAAATCAAGATTTTACAGTACTGTGAGTTAAGGACATAGCTACTTCGGGACACAAGGAAGATGAGTATATAAAATCCATTGTTCTGATCCTCTCCTTAAAGCAGAAAACCATGTCCCAGTAACAAAGACAAGCCATACCTCTTCACGACCCAGTTTCCCTGGACCAGCATTGCCACCTGCTGTATACAGCGGAGAACTGCCGTAGAGTCGGTCCCAGAGCCTAGCAAACTCATCAGATTTGCAAATGGCATGACCTTCACTGAAAGGCAAAATACACATCAGATTAAGGGCTTCTTCAGCGCACACAATACAGACGTAGATTTATAAATCTGGGATACTATGATTTATGTTGAAGCTCATGGTCAAACCTATATcttagaaaaaacccaaaacataagTTCTACTAAGTCCCCCCTTGTACTGCAGTTATCTGTTCTAAAAATATCTGCTAGTGTTGCAGCAAAGTTGATTAGCTTAACTGGTCCCAAATTAAtgcattaataaaattttaaaaatctatgcCTTTGGCAATATTTGGAAACAGTTAGCTGACAAGAGAGGAAACTCCTGAGGCAAAGCTCTCAGGATTTGCTCTCATCAGATAGTAACTCAGAAGAGATAAAATATAATTCCTAGATGACACTAATGAAGTGCATATTACCAAAAACTTCCCAGAAAATGCCAAAGTGCAGCTTGTTGCAATAACCTGCAACTTATGGTTCACAATGAGACCCCACATCCCAGGAGATACCTGCTGAAATAAGATGTATCTAGAAAGCTACCATCAGATTAGAAATTATTCTGAGAGTAAATTCACTGCAAACATACAGATCAGTGTAAGATCTGCTGTTACTGCTCTTCTCTGCATAGCAGGTCTTCTTAAGGAAAGGCTCGGGATTGGGAttcttcacagaatcagagtATCAGACAGACTGTCTGGTGGGGTGACAGAACTGGTGCTACTAGGAAAGGTACATTATCTGAGGCAATTAGAAGTCACAAAGTAAAGTGCAAATATATTACAGAAGCTACAAACCATTCTTCATCAGGATCTTAATCTGATCAGCAAGGGGTAAAGTTCTCAGCTGGGCCATAGAAAGCACATTGCTTGGAGCCACTGGTTTGTCACTGTAGATAAACAAGCAGATTTATAGCCCGTGAAAAAGAGCATCCAGCCAATATGGACTTCGAACATTCTGTAAAACACTTACTTCTCTTCCTCTACGCTTGGAGGCATCAGCATCATTAAATATTCactagaagaaaagaaaacacatcctTAAAATGCTTGTCATGGGACTTCCCAGGCTTAGAGTACCATTATTTCTTCCTCAGAGCAATCCTATTTGTGTGAATTTTCAGAACAAACATTAGTCTGAAAAGAGAGCTCTaccttttcctctctcatctTCCTCTGTAAATTCAGTACTAGTAAAAGCTATTGACATTCCCCTGCCCAAAGCAAAGTATGAGATAAGTGTGAGTCAGAATCCCAGCTCTTCTGTACAGAAGAGCTGTCCAAAAAGAGGAACTGCAAGAGTAAATACTTTAAACACAGGTGCTCTGACACAGCAGTAAGGGGGGTCATGTGAAGTCCTGTAGACAGAGAGAACCAGGCCAGCAACAAGCAAAAAGTCTATTCCAGCCATGTAATTACCAGCGTCTGTAAGGAAAGAATCATGTCCAAAAGACTTCTCCAAACACCTAGCACTGTTCCACTGAGatgttaaatgttaaaaaaacacacccagACCATTTAATACAGAGAGTCTGCCACTCTCCTATTACTGGGGCCATGGTTGTATCAGATTACAGCAAAGCATTAGTATTGACTGCATCATGGGAAGATTCTTGTATAACTGCAGtcaataaagaaacaaaaccaaacaagtttCAAGTAGTTTCAGGTGTCTCTTACAAGTCACAAAGGTAAGTTTTATATCATTTGCTAACAGTGGAAGTTATTGGCTTCAGAGTTCTAgcttattttaatcaaaataagcCTTTTTAACTCTTCCTTTACAGTATTCGCAGTCTCAATAATGCAAGGTTGTGATAACATACAGGAGGCTACAATCCCAAAACAACTCGTTTTAAGAGCACAGGGAAACAAAGTGGAAGGCTAGTttgtttccatatttttaaacaatccAGTTTTTATCATGGATGGAATTACCAAATATCAGACTTTTAAAGAATATACCTGCTTATTACTCTGAAAACAACCCCAACAAATTGCTGTAATTTCTGTAGGATACCATCAAACCATTACCTGGGAGATTTaattaattctgtgttttcagcaaGGCCATGACCTTGACTAAATAAATACTGGCGCTCGTGTTCAGAACGGCTATCCTGGAGATACAGAAAAAACCAAGAGTCACTACCACATACTGAAAACATACAAATGCCAGACAGCTGGATTCCTCGTTCCAAGCTGTAACCACCCTGCCATTACTGCGCCATTCAAGTGTTCCACCTAACTGATGTTCTGCTTCCACTTGCTTGAATGATGCTCACATGATGTAGGAACACTTCTGTTGCTACGACTTCAAAATCTCCTGACAGACACGCATGTGGGTCAGACAAACTGGACTCCTGACACTCAACTGACTGGGTTCCCCAAGTCTTTCACAAAGTCCAGTCCATAATCCAAGACCTGAGTGATTCTTGCACTCAGGACCCACCCCTCCGCCCCTTTATGTTTGTCCAACTCTCAGTTTTAAACCTTTTCCAGCGTGGAGACCCAAAGCATTATCCAACAGTGGAGGTACAGAGCACTGCAGGGTCTGTTCAAGCCTACAGACCTACTTTTCTTCATTATCTTTTGATGATTCCCTGATTCCTATGGGCCCAGATTTAAAAACAGTTCTAGACCTGGCTGAGCCTTCAGGCACAGGAGGCCTTCTCAGCAGCCAGCACACACCTACCTTCAAGCCATAATAATGTAGATGAACCCAGTGCTCTTCTGCTTGTCTTTTCTGCAGGAACTCATAGGACTGAACACGTCGCTGACGAGCTTGTTCTGTCTCTGGGCGGGAGAATCGTACCTAGAAGATTTGGGTATTATTATATATAGCCCCAAAATCCTCGAAGCAAACCACCCCCGTTATTTATTTGGTACAAAAGTAACAGAAGCTAGGGGCCTCAGCTCAAATGAATCACCCCTTGCTATCAGTGCCATCTTTACGCTTGTGCAACAAGGGCAAGTCCATCTTGCTTTCCCCCTCCCAAGCCGAGGGTCACCAGGACTAGCTGAGGTTTCCTGCCTTTTATTCGGGTGTGAATTGTCACACTTTCTTGTGAACTGTTGCCTGAACTATCATAAAAAGGGAATTTGGACATACAGTAATTTGCTTAACATCATCTTCAGCTTCATCCTGGGATGAATCACCACCTGccaaaaaacagaacagaattgCAGTGAAAGAGCCAAAGCCAATCTGTAACTGTTTGGGGGCCCATGCAGGAAAAAAGTGGTACTAGGAGCTATGTAACCATGGGTTCATTCCTAGCTTGCCAAACTATGCAACGTATAACAGCACTGCATGGCTCCTATGACAGGAGACACTGCTCCCACGAGCTCTGCAGTGCAACTTCTCAGTGACAGTGGTGACACAGTCCTTACTGCTGCCCACTGACACTACCCACCACCTCCCATCCCTTTGTCAATCCCCCACACCCTGCTCACAGAAGCATTTATGCAGCTACACTGAAACTAAGATCACtgaaaaaatctgagaaatgGTCTCATAATCGGTATGTTGTTATAATAAACACCTTCAGAATATAACAACTCTTACCAGTAAAATTATAGAGAGAACTTGTATCTCACctcccaaaagaaaacacaagtcaTGGAGCATTTACCTTCATTAGCAGCTTCTCTTTCTCGGTGTTTTGCATCAGCCTTGTCCAAGTAGGTGAAGCTTGGCCTCAGCTGAAGAATTCCATGTAGTGGAGTCAGGTGAAGTTCAcctgaaaaagagaattaaCGTTGGCTAAaataggttttttccccccacagcaCAAGGAGAGCACTTTTCACTATCTCCCTGTCTCTGTAAAGGCACAGCTTCaatttaacataaatatttaatacagtaaaatgtaaaaagggATTGAAGTGAAAAATTTATCCAGTGCTCAGGATTTCAAAGGAGTAGGAAAGACCAAGACCAACTTCtgttactttcctttttctgttgaaatcagATCTTGCAGAGAGCTACATTCTGGCTCAGACCTGACCTATGGTTCAGGATACTCAGTGAAATAGTCATCACTGAAGACAATCTACATACTTTCATCTCAAATGATCCTCACATCAAAACTCAGTGATGGCATTAGGAGACAAGAAAGTGGCAAAAAGTGTTGAACAGGAAAATGAGATGGAGATAGTAATATAAATAACAATGATAAATTTATGCTACAAACAATTATTATTTCAGGCCATCACGTGCTTTTAAGATCCTGGAGGCATCTACAAACCCACCCTGTTCTGATATGATATTTACAACTTTGCTAGACCTTCTCAAGGACTCTGGGGGCATTGataaggaaaaattttcctGTCTTTGAAGACGCATCAGCCAATTACAACCTAGGCTGAAAAGAACAGGCCTTATTTCAACTCTGAAATGAGTGTTTTTCACTGATGTGAGgggtaagtaaaaaaaaaactacctTTTTTATAAACAGCAGCTGCATAGCGGGAAACGTTACTCGCAGCTTGAGAAGAGCAGAAAGTTTGCTTGTCCATCAGCTTCCTGCAGACAGATGAATGCTGTGAGATTATACCCTACAGGCAATGTGGCATACAGATGCTAAAGGTCTGAAATCACCAATTCTCAAAATGGAATATCAACGACTGCAATAAATACATATACTCATCTTTCCGTTTGCAATTCAGAATTCATGAAGGACACCAAAAAATGTAGGTTACTTCCAAGAATTCTTGCTATGTAACAGTGTCCAAAGCACCCCGAGACTGCACAGCCACCTGTTCTCACCTTTCCCTGGAGCCCTGGTTAACATACCTATATCTATGCCCACCACAAAAAGGGAATGAAGGCAAAGAGGACACCTACGAGGAATAGGTACTTGTTTCATCTGTACATGTGCCATCTACATTGAGAGCAATCTGTTCTCCTTTGCTGCGACAGTAGTTAGGGTTCAAAGTATCAATGGCCATTTCGAGTTCAACCTAAATAGTATGAAAGGAAAGACAGGAAATTAACCATGGCAGAACCCCAAACATCAATTAAAATTCAGTCCCACACTTGCTAACATTTCCAGGGATTTACAGcaaatttaaatacataagCAGCATCATTCAAATCCATGGGGCAAATCTTATGCATAAAGTTGAGCATATAAATGGGTTTTTGTAGGATGGGGACATTTTAACAATAGGCTAGAGAAATATAAACTCCCACGTGAATGAACAGTAACAGAAAACCGAGAGTTCTTCAGGCAGCCCTGAAAAACACCTTCACTTTGTTGGATACCTTCTACAACATTAACAGCCTAGTTTACTTATCAGTACAGATTAAGTGCACAGGCAATATCCTTCAAGCCTCCCCATCACATAGGATCCATTCAGAATCTCTCAAACTTAAGGCATGCTTCCTTCTAGTTTGGCTACCAAGCAGTATAAAGTAACTACGTCCTCTTCACAGGCAAAGGCCTCGACGCTGGTAAGTTTGAGACTGCAGCACTTACCACTGACTTCACAGTTACTCCTGATTTAACACTAGTCGAAGTACAGACACAAGTGCCAAGCTTTTACTTACAAGAACTACTCCCCCCTCAAACTTTAAACTTCAGACAAATGTTCAAAAATAAGTGGTTTTCTGCATAGCATTTCTCTTTATATACTACAACAATACAGTATATATTCTTCCTCAGGCTGTGCCAAAGCCCTTATAAATTTGTCTATCACAGCTATCGcccattttttcttctcctttgttaCTTGCAAACTGACCTAGTTACAAGTCCCTGGATGAGATAGCAGATTTACAAGTCTGCACAGGGtttaaaatgcagatatttGCTAATTATAATAGAAGACTTCCTGAACACAACATGCACCCTAACTCCAAAGTTCACACGAGCACTATCCCTAACCATTTCCCAGAACAAAATCCTAATATCACAGACatctatttctgcattttttacatagtgttttaaaatagtcGCAGTTTGGGATACTTTTACAAGCAAGTGCAATTATTCTGGCCTTGGCTATACCTTCACTACCTATACaatcccactgatttcaaaagGACTGCTGATGATTCACAGCCAAGCAAGACAGAAAGCAAGACCTGCACTGACACTGAACGACCGCGCATGCCTCCAAAGTTCAACCATTTTCTGAATATTGTAAAGACCTTTTAGATCAAGCTGTATTAGCACAAGCACCTACAGACTGAATTAGCATTAGTAACTACATTTCCCTGAGTGACcctattttatattaaaagagTGGCTTTTCCATCATGACTAAGTCCTCTCTTTATAAACAACTCTTAATCTAAACTCTACTTTACAGACACAACAAAAGACTCCCCCATACCTCCAAGCACAGAGATCTGGTCCTGCAAGTAGTTGCATAGCTGTCACAACTTAATAGCACAATGTGCTTTTCTCAAGTACATTCTGCACAACATAAACCAACTTTTACAGACTGGACTCAAATGATGACCAACCTTttgctgctttggttttatCTTCACAGATAAATGTGTAACATCATCGTACGTCATGGAAGCTGGACGAATAGGATACTGGAAAACAAATCCATTTCATAAAACCTTCTTCATTTAAAGATCAAAGACCTTAACAGAAATTAACTCAATCTTCCCTGTCCCCTCACATGTAGATCCACTTGCCAGATGGATACAAGACATcgagaaaagaaattacttgaCTGATTTGTGAGTCATCAGGGAATGTGGGAGTACGACCTAGAAAGCCCGCTGCTTAACCCCCAGTCCTCTGCTTTCATCACTACAcaaccccctccctgcccttcaCGTGCCACAATAAACTATAACCCAGGAAAATGGTACCACACATTAGTCCAGCAGACAAAGGAAGCGTTAGAAGCAATTAAAAACCCATCCCTCATCATTAACTCTCTGGAGAGTTTACCTAGAAGTAAAATATCTGTGGGTTTGCACAAGTAGTGTTAGCTTACAGGACATGGGTCACATGTAGCGAGTCAGGACACCAGACCCAGGTTTAGCCACATGGGTCCCTCTTCTGAACCATCTGGGAATGCTGAGAGGACACTGTGGTATACAAAGGAAATCttccagccacagcagcatccTGCTCAGAGCTGCCATTCCTCCAGAACGCCCACAGCCCCTATTGCTAACAAATGCTCACTCTTGACACAGAGCAACTGTGGGTATCACAGAGGAAAGGCTGCACCTGGTCTGATGCAGGGTGTCTGGCTGTCTCCAGCCGTGCTCTGCTAGCAGGTGCATGCAGAGGATCTGTACAGGAAGGCAGTGGGCTTGCCAGTGGGCATCAGTGGTTTATAATGAACAACTTCATCCAACAGCCTCAGAAGGCTTCCCATTTTGCAGATGCCAAAGTGAATCACAAGGGTAAAACGATTAGGAAAATTCACTGGCAGAATGGAACACAGACCTCTACCTTCCTAATGTATTTCCACCTTCTATCACTAGTTAGTTTTGTCTCCACAACATAAGGGGGCTCTTCTGATGACTTGCACTAATTTACAAATACTGATGAGATTTTGAAGAGGGCCAGTCCTAAAGAAATGCTTGTTTTGTAAAGATGGAAGAAATCAGTGATGACAGAGGATGGCTAAGAGACTGCAGATTTATCCAAACCATGATAAAAAGACTTCACCTACTAAGAGCACTCCCTTAAGTTGGTTAAAGGGAGTGATTTAATGACAAGTCTGTGCCAGAAATGACCACTCCTCTCTTGGCAATGATTTAATACTAAATATTTCATCTGACTGAGAAACCCAGACAGGCTTGCCTATATCCAAGATTTTGGCAGGCTGAAGCAGTAAGGGAAGTTACTGctctttgaatttattttaaacaaactaTCACTGTATAAAAGTTAACTGAAATACCTGAAACAGATACAGCTTCTCCAGTAGACTTCTGGCCAGAAACACATCAATCTAGAAAGCAAAATGAGTAACTTTCATCAGATGCCAGCTGTAATTGATGGAGCCTCAGATAAAAGTATAATCCCTAGAGCTCAAATGATGACAGTTTTAGCTTTTCATTACACACTAACATAGAACACATTCAAGACTCCCTTGTCAAAGGTCTCCTCTCTGATGATTTTGTCATGAAATTCTGCAGTTGGtcttttcaaaaaaacaaacaaaaaaacccactatgaTGAGGCACCAAACAGTGGCTCTAgctgtgttttttctctctaaGGAAACTTGGCAAACAAATCtcaaatgaaagaggaaaacttTTCGAAGGACTGAAGTGAATCTGTTATCACAATTAtagagagaagaggaagctcCCTCTTTGGCAGTATGACTGAAAGGTAACTTCATTACAAGTATTTTGTCACAAAATCTTTCTTACTTAGACAAGAGACACAACATCCCAAATCTGATTCAGTATTAGTATTTTGCCACCAGCAAGGAAAATCCACAAGTTTCATGAATATCACATATGGAAGCTGCCATTTTAGATAACTTTAGATATACTCTTGACAATTCTCACTCTGTGTCTCATGGCTTCTATCCTTCTTATGAGCTTGCCCTTACTTGTACTTCTGGTGTGTAAATTTAGACATAAAGTGAACAAAACACTGTGGTTACCCTTTGGGACATAGCAGTCCTTCAAAGTCGTCCAGAATCAGAACACAACTGTTTTAGCAGAAGGCATGAAACATTTTAGCTTTGTATTTAAGAGATATTAACTCATCAAAGTCATTCCAATTTTTTACAGCTCTCAGAGATGTGCAATAGAGTCAGTGGAAACACAAAGTGGTAGAAGCAAGTTCCCCACCTGCATTCCTCTTCTGACATGAAAAGACTACAATAAGTGAAAAACCTGAGCTGAATCTGCCAACATGGACACTGCTATTTTGGCAATATAGATACCGTAAGCCATATACTTGGCCCACACAACATACTTCCTTGCACAGAGCAAGCCACTCATTGTAAGACAACTACTGATATTGAAGACCCACTCCTTCAGCAATATAAGAACCCTGGGAaccataaaaattttaaaaaaggcttcATGTACAATGACTGCTGCCACAATGCACCTTTACCTCTTGTATAATTGGATCATCTTCTTCATTTGCCATGCTAGGAtacagaaagctttttcttgaGTTATTCCTTGGCACAACctagaagaaacagaaacatcttATGAGTCATTACATCTGTGCCACGTACCACATGTAGCCT from Phalacrocorax aristotelis chromosome 10, bGulAri2.1, whole genome shotgun sequence includes:
- the POLR3E gene encoding DNA-directed RNA polymerase III subunit RPC5, whose amino-acid sequence is MANEEDDPIIQEIDVFLARSLLEKLYLFQYPIRPASMTYDDVTHLSVKIKPKQQKVELEMAIDTLNPNYCRSKGEQIALNVDGTCTDETSTYSSKLMDKQTFCSSQAASNVSRYAAAVYKKGELHLTPLHGILQLRPSFTYLDKADAKHREREAANEGGDSSQDEAEDDVKQITVRFSRPETEQARQRRVQSYEFLQKRQAEEHWVHLHYYGLKDSRSEHERQYLFSQGHGLAENTELIKSPSEYLMMLMPPSVEEENDKPVAPSNVLSMAQLRTLPLADQIKILMKNVKVMPFANLMSLLGSGTDSTAVLRCIQQVAMLVQGNWVVKSDVLYPKDTSSPHSGVPAEVLCRGRDFVMWKFTQDRWVVRKEVAAVTKLCPEDVKDFLEHMSVARINKGWEFMLPYDEDFVKKHPDIVQRQHMLWMGIQAKLEKVYNLLKEHLTPKKQEAQSAHPLLVSGEQRVNMAKAKAKQNYGQLEKEFQKQKAEIKSNNTSAKMDVSNIRIKEEPVSDEEPMDTSAYEGMNNGIVNGLHGEEDSTDSLNGHLPGGCIDRVAQELKAFVSSTFKKQFVLTLSELKRLFNLHLASLPPGHTLFSGISDKMLQDMVLDTGCKQILVPFPPQTAASPDELKVYALWEAGDTYDQHRQVLLEIFSKNYRVRRNVIQNQLSQECGEDLNKQEVDRVLKDCCVSYGGMWYLKGTVQS